In one Melaminivora jejuensis genomic region, the following are encoded:
- a CDS encoding DEAD/DEAH box helicase: MFDDPTSELIRSAPELSGLDPDSLPKALTKAFAEIVAVRLRLRKMANGASNAADLLEALRPELERLRKIAFTQEAIASVNPEGSQRRGAAFLAATAHYVTLQAQRLAAPDERDDYGPLTVGGIAPEVSATLLFLAAGASPDAAEMSLQIHLPDGLPQVERRLLQDIKRLATGDLAALLADSNVPEPPSLDSHLTMAEVGASALYLMLQRCVQSIAAEVLGRPGYQPSLPELERVEAICTQPVVQFQDRLGNSGFPGPRHLASLLRAVGRELPVDSLARLPAPPDVSASLWISGLTLIANTRPYLWINHRSAVAQGYLTPGVSAAISFPTGAGKSTLSELKILSNLCQGKDTIFLAPTLALVDQTARALQKTFPDARLSRERGNDNPFDFDVSDRLPPISVMTPERCLALMGFQEELFQNVGLLVFDECHLLHAGVNDRSRRAVDAMLCILNLSTHAPDADYLLLSAMMSNAEEVAAWLTELTGRQCLSLNMAWKPTRQVRGSVVFPSDQITNLHNRLSAKRHELVAAGKRKSGPPAALKRELKARPLGFIGLRFRWDSMRRDDYTLLPLSDHEMLLSVSPTTWRLTPNVNRVAAELAALSSRSEGSKALIFAQTVPYAMSAQEIAGQHLGEANIAFTEEEQHLYDLTRDELGDDSALYIDVVEGTRVRWASLCHHGLLLPTERQLHESLFKRPDGVSVLVATSTLAQGMNLPSHVVIIAGDSKFDEENKQLAQMKAHDLLNAAGRAGRAGQSSYGLVLVIPSRVIEIDDSNNRVGKHWRDLQGIFSQSDQCLAIEDPLDAILDRIQELGEHAGGDADYLLRRLPISTQAADVDGPAKTLLSKSFAAFKLRKQARENLLNDRINHALRARRKLQELDEEPDWADKMAANYGAPSDVLRELKVRLEKSPPFGRTTLDWFTWTATWLTERPTLIAQMTRRESLDGYMGEPFKSIEGDEERGKLAVDVVLEALKAWVAGRTLAEIQQLKPTTQQRKHCEHARRFVLRVLPELAYIFSLPELVRRYLTEEELSLEIGELVSVELEKLGNCVREGYDTVEKLALAKVRGKTASRIRIHRQWDEMDWWMDLKVPGETWQELFERVKRNTEEYDGA; encoded by the coding sequence GTGTTTGATGACCCCACCTCCGAGCTCATCCGATCTGCCCCAGAACTGTCTGGCTTAGATCCCGACTCATTGCCCAAGGCTCTTACCAAGGCCTTCGCCGAAATCGTTGCAGTACGGCTGCGCCTCCGAAAGATGGCGAACGGGGCGTCCAACGCCGCTGATCTGCTGGAGGCGCTACGACCTGAGCTTGAGCGGCTCCGGAAGATTGCATTTACCCAAGAAGCCATCGCTTCCGTAAATCCTGAAGGATCTCAACGACGTGGTGCGGCCTTTTTGGCAGCGACGGCGCATTATGTGACCCTGCAAGCGCAGCGGCTGGCGGCCCCGGATGAGCGAGACGATTATGGTCCGCTCACGGTCGGCGGAATTGCGCCGGAGGTCTCAGCGACGCTTCTATTCCTTGCTGCCGGCGCTAGTCCGGACGCCGCCGAGATGTCGCTCCAAATTCATCTTCCTGATGGCTTGCCGCAAGTCGAGCGGAGGCTCTTGCAGGACATCAAACGGCTTGCAACGGGCGATCTTGCCGCACTGCTTGCAGACTCGAACGTTCCTGAACCGCCATCCTTGGATAGTCATTTGACGATGGCCGAGGTTGGAGCGAGTGCGCTTTACCTAATGTTGCAGCGGTGCGTTCAGAGCATCGCGGCTGAGGTGCTCGGACGACCCGGATATCAGCCGTCACTACCCGAGCTTGAGCGTGTTGAAGCCATCTGCACGCAGCCGGTTGTGCAGTTCCAAGATCGACTTGGCAATAGCGGATTCCCTGGTCCTCGCCACTTGGCGTCTTTGTTGAGGGCCGTAGGTCGTGAGCTTCCAGTCGACAGTTTGGCCCGTCTGCCGGCGCCGCCTGACGTCAGCGCCTCTCTTTGGATTTCGGGCTTAACACTCATTGCTAATACCCGGCCGTATCTTTGGATAAATCACCGGAGCGCTGTTGCGCAGGGGTATCTCACCCCTGGTGTTTCGGCTGCTATCAGCTTTCCCACGGGGGCCGGGAAATCCACACTATCCGAGCTCAAGATTCTCTCGAACCTATGTCAAGGGAAGGACACTATCTTTCTGGCGCCGACATTGGCGCTAGTTGACCAGACCGCGCGCGCACTCCAGAAGACCTTTCCTGACGCGCGGCTGAGCCGTGAGCGGGGGAATGACAACCCCTTCGACTTTGACGTAAGCGATCGTCTTCCGCCGATATCGGTGATGACGCCAGAGCGCTGCTTGGCGTTGATGGGGTTTCAAGAGGAACTTTTCCAGAATGTTGGCTTGCTCGTGTTTGACGAGTGTCACCTGCTACACGCGGGCGTGAACGACCGTAGCCGGCGTGCCGTTGATGCGATGCTATGCATTTTGAACCTCTCTACGCACGCTCCGGATGCGGACTACCTATTGCTTTCGGCCATGATGAGCAACGCTGAGGAGGTGGCAGCTTGGTTGACGGAGCTCACCGGTCGGCAATGTCTATCGCTGAACATGGCATGGAAGCCGACGCGACAAGTGCGTGGCTCAGTGGTTTTTCCGAGCGACCAAATCACTAATTTACACAACAGGCTGTCGGCAAAGCGCCATGAATTGGTGGCGGCAGGCAAGCGCAAGTCCGGACCGCCAGCTGCGCTAAAGCGCGAACTCAAAGCTCGACCGCTGGGGTTTATTGGACTGAGATTTCGATGGGATTCGATGCGTCGAGACGACTACACGTTGCTTCCACTCTCAGACCACGAAATGCTACTTTCGGTCAGCCCAACAACTTGGAGGCTCACTCCGAATGTGAATAGAGTGGCCGCTGAGCTTGCTGCGCTCTCATCCCGCAGTGAGGGCAGCAAAGCGCTGATCTTCGCCCAGACAGTACCATACGCTATGAGCGCTCAGGAGATAGCAGGCCAGCATCTCGGAGAAGCAAATATTGCCTTCACGGAAGAAGAGCAACATCTGTACGACCTGACGCGGGATGAGTTGGGCGACGACTCGGCGCTCTACATCGACGTTGTCGAAGGCACGCGCGTGCGGTGGGCAAGCCTCTGTCATCACGGACTTCTGCTGCCGACTGAGCGGCAGTTACATGAGTCTCTCTTCAAGCGTCCGGACGGCGTGTCCGTGCTCGTTGCTACATCCACCCTGGCGCAGGGAATGAACCTTCCAAGCCACGTTGTCATCATCGCAGGTGACAGCAAGTTTGATGAGGAGAACAAGCAGTTGGCGCAGATGAAGGCGCATGACCTGCTCAACGCCGCCGGCAGGGCTGGGCGGGCAGGTCAGAGTTCGTATGGTCTCGTGCTAGTTATTCCCAGTAGAGTCATAGAAATCGATGACTCGAATAATCGGGTTGGCAAACATTGGAGGGATCTTCAAGGCATCTTCTCGCAGAGCGATCAATGCTTGGCCATCGAAGACCCGCTGGATGCCATCCTCGACCGTATCCAGGAGCTTGGCGAGCATGCCGGAGGCGATGCGGACTACCTTCTACGTCGGCTCCCTATCTCAACACAGGCCGCAGACGTCGATGGCCCTGCCAAGACGCTTCTAAGCAAGTCATTCGCGGCCTTCAAGCTAAGGAAGCAAGCGCGAGAGAATCTGCTGAACGATCGTATCAATCATGCACTGCGCGCGCGCAGGAAGCTTCAAGAGCTGGATGAAGAGCCCGACTGGGCCGATAAGATGGCCGCCAACTATGGCGCACCATCGGACGTATTGCGCGAACTCAAGGTTCGGCTTGAGAAGTCGCCTCCTTTTGGTCGAACGACGCTGGACTGGTTCACGTGGACTGCAACATGGTTGACCGAACGCCCCACCCTCATCGCACAGATGACTAGGCGCGAGAGCTTGGATGGTTATATGGGCGAACCGTTCAAGTCGATAGAAGGCGATGAGGAGCGAGGCAAGCTCGCCGTAGACGTTGTGCTTGAAGCGCTAAAGGCTTGGGTTGCCGGGCGGACGCTGGCAGAAATTCAGCAGCTGAAGCCCACGACCCAACAGCGGAAGCACTGCGAGCATGCTCGACGGTTCGTCCTGCGGGTACTTCCGGAACTCGCCTATATCTTCTCTCTTCCAGAGCTCGTTCGCCGATACTTGACGGAGGAAGAATTATCTTTGGAGATTGGTGAGCTTGTCTCGGTCGAACTCGAAAAGCTTGGAAACTGTGTTCGCGAGGGGTACGACACAGTTGAGAAGCTTGCGTTGGCGAAGGTTCGAGGCAAGACCGCATCGCGCATTCGCATCCATCGTCAGTGGGACGAGATGGATTGGTGGATGGACCTAAAGGTGCCTGGAGAGACTTGGCAGGAGCTGTTTGAGCGAGTCAAACGGAATACAGAGGAGTACGACGGAGCTTAG
- a CDS encoding IS4 family transposase has product MSWAAQEFETLDLGDARLNKRAVLLAERLAAKPTASIPNACSNWTETIAAYRFLNNDRLSWEDVMQPHWQASVQRMAAHPLVLCLQDTTELDYNGQQMQGLGPLSYEAQRGMYLHPTYVITPQREPLGVTDAWMWAREPKPLDGQRPGVVESLRWIESYERIAEQAAQLPQTRHVCISDREGDIMALLERAHELDYPADYLVRCKHNRVLPEGGKLWQNVMDSAPLGCVRFEIAAGRGRKARSVKQEVRVRRVVVKDSRQGRIEVSCLIATEIDPPPGVQPVVWRLLSNRQAVTLEQACELIDWYRARWEIELFFLVLKEGCQVQRLQLGNTQALQTALALYMVIAWRINRLMRLGRTLPELPADLLLETQEWHAAFILNKKKPPKEVPQLNTVLRLIAQRGGFLARKGDGEPGAKTIWLGMQDVAAFVAGVRYMREAGLG; this is encoded by the coding sequence ATGAGCTGGGCAGCACAGGAATTTGAAACCCTCGATCTGGGCGATGCACGGCTGAACAAGCGGGCGGTGCTGCTGGCCGAACGCCTGGCCGCCAAGCCGACGGCGAGCATCCCCAACGCCTGCAGCAATTGGACAGAGACGATTGCGGCCTACCGTTTCTTGAACAACGACCGCCTGTCCTGGGAGGACGTGATGCAGCCGCACTGGCAAGCCAGCGTCCAGCGCATGGCCGCGCACCCGCTGGTGCTGTGCCTGCAAGACACCACGGAGCTGGACTACAACGGCCAGCAAATGCAGGGTCTGGGGCCGCTGAGCTACGAAGCCCAGCGCGGCATGTACCTGCACCCCACTTACGTCATCACCCCGCAGCGTGAACCGCTGGGCGTGACCGACGCCTGGATGTGGGCACGCGAGCCCAAGCCGCTCGATGGCCAGCGCCCAGGCGTTGTGGAGAGCCTGCGCTGGATTGAGAGCTATGAGCGCATCGCAGAGCAGGCCGCGCAGCTGCCGCAAACGCGCCATGTGTGCATCAGCGACCGCGAAGGGGACATCATGGCGTTGCTCGAACGCGCGCACGAGCTGGACTATCCAGCCGATTATCTGGTGCGCTGCAAGCACAACCGCGTCCTGCCCGAAGGCGGCAAGCTGTGGCAAAACGTGATGGACAGCGCGCCGCTGGGGTGCGTGCGCTTTGAGATTGCCGCCGGTCGTGGCCGCAAGGCGCGCAGCGTCAAACAAGAGGTGCGCGTGCGGCGTGTCGTTGTCAAGGACAGCCGCCAGGGCCGCATCGAAGTCAGCTGCCTGATCGCCACCGAGATCGATCCCCCGCCGGGAGTGCAGCCCGTGGTCTGGCGGCTGCTGAGCAACCGCCAGGCCGTCACCTTGGAGCAGGCCTGTGAGCTGATCGACTGGTACCGCGCGCGCTGGGAAATCGAGCTGTTCTTTCTGGTGCTCAAGGAAGGCTGCCAAGTCCAGCGCCTGCAGCTGGGCAACACGCAGGCGCTGCAAACGGCCCTGGCGCTGTACATGGTGATTGCCTGGCGCATCAACCGCTTGATGCGTCTGGGACGCACCCTGCCCGAGCTGCCCGCCGATCTGCTGCTGGAGACCCAAGAGTGGCACGCGGCGTTCATCTTGAACAAGAAAAAACCACCCAAGGAGGTGCCCCAGCTCAATACGGTGCTGCGGCTGATCGCACAGCGCGGTGGGTTTCTGGCACGCAAGGGCGATGGTGAACCCGGCGCCAAGACGATCTGGTTGGGAATGCAGGACGTAGCGGCGTTTGTGGCCGGGGTGCGCTACATGCGCGAGGCCGGGCTGGGGTGA
- a CDS encoding type II toxin-antitoxin system YhaV family toxin, with protein MQQHGWTLLFHDNLIEQMMKLRAAVLRAQENGPEGFGSNANVKFFRALVQLIQDVIPNDPARDEYRQGNTLGSDHRHWRRAKLGRRYRLFFRYDSKAKVIVYTWVNDEQTLRSSGSKSDPYAVFEKMLGRGNPPDEWRALVQASKQDWSKLE; from the coding sequence ATGCAACAGCATGGCTGGACTCTGCTGTTTCACGACAACCTGATCGAGCAGATGATGAAGCTGCGCGCGGCCGTGCTACGCGCCCAAGAGAACGGCCCGGAAGGGTTCGGATCGAACGCCAACGTCAAGTTCTTCCGGGCCTTGGTTCAATTGATACAAGACGTGATACCGAATGATCCGGCGCGTGACGAATACCGCCAGGGCAACACCCTGGGGTCGGATCACCGCCACTGGCGGCGGGCCAAGCTCGGAAGGCGATACCGGCTGTTCTTCCGCTACGACTCGAAGGCGAAGGTCATCGTGTACACCTGGGTCAACGATGAACAGACCCTGCGGTCTTCGGGAAGCAAATCAGACCCGTATGCCGTGTTCGAGAAGATGCTCGGGCGCGGGAACCCGCCGGACGAATGGAGGGCATTGGTACAGGCAAGCAAGCAGGATTGGAGCAAACTGGAATAG
- a CDS encoding type II toxin-antitoxin system PrlF family antitoxin, with the protein MPAIHEVATLTSKGQITLPKSIRQALGADTGSKLAFELRGSEVVVTRADAEHEDPAIAAFLTLLARDIEAGRNVRGLPEDVARTMLEHAGHKVDLGDDFDEEVEI; encoded by the coding sequence ATGCCTGCCATTCACGAAGTTGCCACGCTGACCTCCAAGGGTCAGATCACGCTGCCCAAATCCATCCGGCAGGCGCTTGGTGCCGATACTGGTAGCAAGCTTGCGTTCGAGCTTCGTGGCAGTGAGGTCGTCGTGACCCGCGCCGATGCCGAGCACGAGGACCCGGCCATTGCCGCGTTTCTGACCTTGCTGGCCCGCGACATTGAAGCGGGCCGGAATGTGCGCGGCCTGCCCGAGGATGTGGCTCGCACCATGCTGGAGCACGCGGGACACAAGGTGGACCTGGGCGATGATTTCGATGAGGAAGTGGAAATCTGA
- a CDS encoding pseudouridine synthase produces MHNPHDPRVLPMRDGVSPSCVVLPSTGSGLLLDFLCQRLPAVARADWLRRMAAGEVVDEHGRAAGAATVFTAGLRYYYYRELAHELALPFHERVLYHDEHLLVADKPHFLPVVPGGQYLQETLLVRLKRRLGLPELSPVHRIDAGTAGLVLFSVQRATRGSYQALFRERAIRKVYEAIAPWRADLPLPRVQQSRLEESGHFFRMHEVPGVPNAITAIDVIERSAGLARYRLEPITGRRHQLRVQMAALGLPLVGDTLYPQVNDAAPGDWSNPLQLLARKLQFTDPLTGQRQHFVSTLRLRDLRDWEGVEG; encoded by the coding sequence ATGCACAACCCCCACGACCCACGCGTCCTGCCCATGCGCGATGGTGTCAGTCCAAGCTGCGTCGTGCTGCCGTCCACGGGCTCGGGCCTGTTGCTGGACTTCCTGTGCCAGCGCCTGCCGGCGGTGGCACGCGCCGACTGGCTGCGGCGCATGGCGGCGGGTGAGGTGGTCGATGAGCATGGCCGGGCCGCCGGCGCAGCCACCGTGTTCACTGCCGGCCTGCGCTACTACTACTACCGTGAGCTGGCGCATGAGTTGGCGCTACCGTTCCATGAGCGCGTGCTGTATCACGACGAGCACCTGCTGGTGGCTGACAAGCCGCATTTCTTGCCGGTGGTGCCAGGCGGGCAGTACCTGCAGGAGACGCTGCTGGTGCGCCTCAAGCGCCGTCTGGGCCTGCCGGAGCTGTCGCCCGTGCATCGCATCGATGCCGGCACTGCTGGCCTGGTACTGTTTTCCGTCCAGCGCGCCACGCGCGGCAGCTACCAGGCCCTGTTTCGTGAGCGCGCGATACGCAAGGTCTATGAGGCCATCGCGCCCTGGCGCGCCGACCTGCCCCTGCCGCGCGTGCAGCAAAGCCGGCTGGAGGAAAGCGGCCATTTCTTTCGTATGCACGAGGTGCCGGGCGTGCCCAATGCCATCACCGCCATCGATGTGATCGAGCGCTCGGCAGGGCTGGCGCGCTATCGGCTGGAGCCCATCACCGGGCGGCGCCACCAGTTGCGCGTGCAGATGGCGGCGCTGGGGCTGCCGCTGGTCGGCGATACGCTGTACCCGCAGGTCAATGATGCGGCGCCTGGGGATTGGTCTAACCCGCTGCAGTTGCTGGCGCGCAAACTGCAGTTCACCGATCCACTGACGGGGCAGCGGCAGCACTTCGTCAGTACCTTGCGGCTGCGAGATTTACGTGATTGGGAGGGGGTAGAGGGCTGA
- a CDS encoding AsmA family protein, whose product MTPAPAPAAAPNPSPTAPRQRPARRALRWALALLAALVALVLLLIVLAASFDWNRLKPWVNGKVSAATGRDFAIEGDLTGRWHWPQPLESGWRHWVPGLTLQAQQLRMDNPQGFATAQAAALVPPAPPGMGRIASASATLRLLPLLSRTLLLDTLVLTAPDIVFARRQDGSNNWTFTTTEQGQERPGRDNPWDLQVGQLVIRGGWLGYADDSKDLALRVRVDNLEQGAAQSQDRYGVRLGLQGRYGKAAIEGSGLAGPVLALRERQVRFPLQLSARSGNVQVQLEGVLDNPAALSGLDFQVLLGGASMADLFPLTGLVLPNTPPFEVKGRLLGSLAPDRAVWEYRDFNGTVGDSDLHGTLRYTSGQPRPRLQGHVTSKQLRLADLGPVLGAPSGKRPQEKGTHQRPGKVLPDARFATGRWDAMDLDVAFDGEHIIRPEALPLERLSVRAVLDDRQLHLAPLRFGLARGRIDSDVLIDGRSQPLKATLKGSVEGLQLSALFPKVELMKKSFGRLDGSFELAGSGDSVAAMLASSAGRTRLFIREGTFSKEMLDLAALNLGSVIVAKLFGDDREVRLRCAVADFRVRHGMADANRVSLNTEEAIVDMTGLIDLAEEEMSLRIKPRSLQWKFLSLRTPLHVRGTFAHPQVGIDPGPLLLRAGAAVAAAAVAPAALALVPITVPGAEDDANCARLLAPLRQKAPEHPAKPSK is encoded by the coding sequence ATGACCCCTGCTCCCGCACCCGCCGCTGCCCCCAATCCATCGCCCACCGCCCCGCGCCAGCGCCCGGCACGGCGGGCGCTACGCTGGGCGCTGGCGCTGTTGGCAGCGCTTGTCGCCCTGGTGCTGCTGCTGATCGTGCTGGCAGCAAGCTTCGACTGGAACCGTCTCAAGCCCTGGGTGAACGGCAAGGTCAGCGCCGCCACCGGGCGCGATTTCGCCATCGAGGGCGATCTGACGGGCCGCTGGCACTGGCCGCAGCCGCTGGAGAGCGGCTGGCGCCACTGGGTGCCCGGGCTGACGCTGCAGGCGCAGCAGCTGCGCATGGATAACCCGCAGGGCTTTGCCACGGCGCAGGCAGCGGCGCTGGTGCCGCCTGCACCGCCAGGCATGGGCCGCATCGCCAGCGCCAGCGCCACGCTGCGCCTGCTGCCCCTGCTGTCGCGCACGCTGCTGCTGGACACCCTGGTGCTGACAGCGCCCGACATCGTGTTCGCACGGCGCCAGGATGGCAGCAACAACTGGACGTTCACCACCACTGAACAGGGCCAGGAGCGGCCCGGGCGCGACAACCCGTGGGATTTGCAGGTCGGCCAGCTCGTCATCCGGGGCGGCTGGCTGGGCTACGCCGATGACAGCAAAGACCTGGCGCTGCGCGTGCGCGTGGACAACCTGGAGCAGGGTGCGGCTCAGTCGCAAGATCGCTACGGCGTGCGGCTGGGGCTGCAGGGCCGGTACGGCAAGGCCGCCATCGAAGGCAGCGGCCTGGCCGGGCCAGTGCTGGCGCTGCGCGAGCGCCAGGTGCGCTTTCCGCTGCAACTGTCGGCGCGCTCAGGCAACGTCCAGGTGCAACTCGAAGGCGTGCTGGACAACCCGGCGGCCCTGTCGGGCCTGGACTTCCAGGTGCTGCTGGGCGGCGCCAGCATGGCCGACCTGTTCCCGCTGACCGGCCTGGTGCTGCCCAACACGCCGCCCTTCGAGGTCAAGGGCCGTCTGCTGGGCAGCCTGGCGCCCGATCGTGCGGTCTGGGAGTACCGCGACTTCAACGGCACTGTGGGCGACAGCGACCTGCACGGCACGCTGCGCTACACCTCCGGCCAGCCGCGCCCCAGGCTGCAGGGCCACGTCACTTCAAAGCAGCTGCGCCTGGCCGACCTCGGGCCGGTACTGGGCGCGCCCAGCGGCAAGCGCCCTCAGGAAAAAGGCACGCACCAGCGCCCCGGCAAAGTCCTGCCCGATGCACGTTTTGCCACCGGGCGCTGGGACGCCATGGATCTGGACGTCGCCTTCGACGGCGAGCACATCATCCGCCCCGAGGCACTGCCTTTGGAGCGCCTGAGCGTGCGCGCCGTGCTCGATGACCGGCAATTGCACCTGGCGCCGCTGCGCTTTGGCCTGGCCCGGGGGCGCATCGACTCGGACGTGCTGATCGACGGGCGCAGCCAGCCGCTCAAGGCCACGCTCAAGGGCTCGGTGGAAGGCCTGCAGCTGTCGGCGCTGTTTCCGAAGGTGGAGCTGATGAAAAAGAGCTTTGGCCGGCTCGACGGCTCGTTCGAGCTGGCCGGTTCGGGCGATTCGGTGGCCGCCATGCTGGCCAGCAGCGCCGGACGCACGCGGTTGTTCATCCGCGAGGGCACCTTCAGCAAGGAAATGCTCGACCTGGCGGCGCTGAACCTGGGCAGCGTCATCGTGGCCAAGCTGTTCGGCGACGACCGCGAGGTCAGGCTGCGCTGCGCGGTAGCGGATTTCCGGGTTCGCCACGGCATGGCGGATGCCAACCGGGTCAGCCTCAACACCGAGGAAGCCATCGTGGATATGACCGGCCTGATCGACCTGGCCGAGGAGGAGATGAGCCTGCGCATCAAGCCCCGCTCGCTGCAATGGAAGTTCCTGTCGCTGCGCACGCCGCTGCACGTGCGCGGCACTTTTGCCCATCCGCAGGTCGGCATCGACCCTGGCCCGCTGCTGCTGCGCGCCGGCGCTGCCGTGGCCGCTGCCGCCGTGGCGCCGGCGGCGCTGGCCCTGGTGCCCATCACCGTGCCCGGCGCCGAGGACGATGCCAACTGCGCCCGGCTGCTGGCGCCGCTGCGCCAGAAAGCGCCTGAACATCCGGCAAAACCATCAAAATAA